One Nocardioides aromaticivorans genomic window carries:
- a CDS encoding sigma-70 family RNA polymerase sigma factor: MTADGAAANSTDDVLPSGAPGSVDFDQLYRDHVDDARKLATILVGAEQAEELVAESFARVLAQLRAGRGPRDNFRAYLHVTIRNGFRDSLRAPREAPVSDQPWLFDDAQPPTEELVEDLEADTAAHAFATLPESWQKVLWHVEVEGRKPGEVADLLGMRAGAVSSLAHRAREGLRRAYLDQHVVAEAAASDCAWTRARLSQYVRGDLSTRAEEKVAAHVGACEECLAAYVQVDRVNRKLAAWIFPVVLLGALPASGKGLAWLVGVTGLAGAGASGSGGAGGSSSSSTTTTIAVAAAAAVAAAAAGVTMVVTSGNDTDPASAGADPSTPPPAVAGVQDEEDPPADPAPRRDPVVPVVDDVAPVEPAAVDTPTEPAATPRPRPRPVAAPVVVEAVAPTARPVAGCGTTGSLTLPTTRGVRYERTAGDGLTGAWTVEATARSGYVLRSGSRRTFSGDLGEASSCVQLASVSSAEVPHPVWGHWDIASAVTVTDTAPHALTLTFDFDQDAVLVQKDGASAGWTCHTAGGLPIGLQVGIGLGDALTGPVVCEFDYTGAAPPPLTLHAAALDGLQRAQPTGTATLRADGDAVGVRPF; the protein is encoded by the coding sequence GTGACCGCGGACGGAGCCGCAGCGAACAGCACGGACGACGTGCTGCCCTCGGGTGCGCCCGGGAGCGTCGACTTCGACCAGCTCTACCGCGACCACGTCGACGACGCCCGCAAGCTCGCGACGATCCTGGTCGGCGCCGAGCAGGCCGAGGAGCTCGTCGCCGAGTCGTTCGCCCGCGTCCTCGCCCAGCTCCGCGCCGGGCGCGGACCGCGCGACAACTTCCGCGCCTACCTCCACGTCACCATCCGCAACGGCTTCCGCGACTCGCTGCGCGCCCCCCGCGAGGCGCCCGTGTCCGACCAGCCGTGGCTCTTCGACGACGCCCAGCCGCCGACCGAGGAGCTGGTCGAGGACCTCGAGGCCGACACCGCGGCGCACGCGTTCGCGACCCTGCCCGAGTCGTGGCAGAAGGTCCTGTGGCACGTCGAGGTCGAGGGCCGCAAGCCGGGCGAGGTCGCCGACCTGCTCGGCATGCGGGCCGGTGCCGTCTCCTCGCTGGCCCACCGCGCCCGCGAGGGCCTGCGCCGCGCCTACCTCGACCAGCACGTCGTCGCCGAGGCGGCCGCCTCCGACTGCGCCTGGACCCGCGCCCGCCTCAGCCAGTACGTCCGTGGCGACCTCAGCACCCGCGCCGAGGAGAAGGTCGCCGCCCACGTCGGGGCCTGCGAGGAGTGCCTGGCCGCCTACGTCCAGGTCGACCGGGTCAACCGCAAGCTCGCTGCCTGGATCTTCCCGGTCGTCCTGCTCGGTGCCCTGCCCGCCTCCGGCAAGGGCCTGGCCTGGCTCGTCGGCGTCACCGGCCTCGCCGGTGCCGGTGCGTCCGGCAGTGGCGGCGCGGGCGGCTCCAGCTCCTCGAGTACGACGACCACGATCGCCGTCGCCGCCGCGGCTGCCGTCGCGGCCGCGGCCGCCGGGGTCACCATGGTCGTCACGTCGGGCAACGACACCGACCCCGCCTCCGCGGGCGCCGACCCGAGCACGCCCCCGCCGGCCGTCGCGGGCGTGCAGGACGAGGAGGACCCGCCGGCCGATCCCGCGCCGCGCCGCGACCCGGTCGTGCCGGTCGTCGACGACGTGGCCCCGGTCGAGCCGGCCGCGGTCGACACGCCCACCGAGCCGGCCGCCACGCCGCGCCCGCGCCCCCGTCCGGTCGCCGCACCGGTGGTCGTCGAGGCGGTCGCCCCGACCGCCCGCCCGGTCGCCGGCTGCGGCACCACGGGCAGCCTGACCCTGCCCACCACGCGCGGGGTGCGCTACGAGCGCACGGCAGGCGACGGGCTGACGGGCGCGTGGACGGTCGAGGCGACGGCACGGTCCGGCTACGTGCTGCGGAGCGGCTCGCGTCGTACCTTCTCCGGCGACCTGGGCGAGGCCAGCTCGTGCGTCCAGCTGGCGTCGGTCTCCTCCGCGGAGGTCCCGCACCCGGTCTGGGGGCACTGGGACATCGCGAGCGCCGTGACCGTCACCGACACGGCCCCGCACGCGCTGACCCTCACCTTCGACTTCGACCAGGACGCCGTGCTCGTGCAGAAGGATGGTGCGAGCGCGGGCTGGACCTGCCACACGGCCGGCGGCCTCCCGATCGGGCTGCAGGTCGGGATCGGCCTCGGCGACGCGCTCACCGGACCGGTCGTCTGCGAGTTCGACTACACGGGTGCGGCCCCGCCGCCGCTCACCCTGCACGCGGCGGCGCTCGACGGCCTGCAGCGTGCGCAGCCGACCGGCACGGCCACCCTGCGCGCCGACGGCGACGCCGTCGGCGTCCGCCCCTTCTGA
- a CDS encoding helix-turn-helix domain-containing protein, which translates to MSSLATRTQAAPTPTPELRNQFASHPVPVQAGTTLRRILFATLDRADQVASEHVEVWEQFVRILEQNQNDPRSTARCAVLANLVALVVFDEPADYAATVELAAQVGQPRLARLQHRASVALETDPAMPWTTTAVRRLVRWDLAARLGRQVPAGVDEDVATTCAVIAQNLVFEDIDPERSSGDPITSVAQLHDLVDRGSIIEWRNHLGAIAASPWGPYADQLLEIGRASDRPSALAAIASSIEQCQEWCRDRERDQVAREIRHLVAVSGSSQREFASRIGTSPSRLSTYVRGTVTPSAAMLLRIQRASRMLQRQSGRTVLAPRR; encoded by the coding sequence ATGAGCTCTCTCGCCACCCGCACCCAGGCGGCACCGACGCCGACGCCCGAGCTGCGCAACCAGTTCGCCAGCCACCCCGTGCCGGTGCAGGCCGGCACGACCCTGCGACGCATCCTCTTCGCGACGCTCGACCGTGCCGACCAGGTCGCGTCCGAGCACGTCGAGGTCTGGGAGCAGTTCGTGCGGATCCTGGAGCAGAACCAGAACGACCCACGCTCGACGGCCCGTTGCGCGGTGCTCGCCAACCTGGTGGCGCTGGTCGTCTTCGACGAGCCGGCCGACTACGCCGCGACGGTGGAGCTCGCGGCGCAGGTCGGGCAGCCGCGCCTCGCCCGGCTGCAGCACCGGGCGTCGGTCGCGCTGGAGACCGACCCGGCGATGCCGTGGACGACGACCGCCGTACGCCGCCTGGTCCGGTGGGACCTCGCTGCCCGGCTCGGCCGCCAGGTCCCGGCGGGGGTGGACGAGGACGTCGCGACCACGTGCGCCGTCATCGCGCAGAACCTCGTCTTCGAGGACATCGACCCGGAGCGCTCGTCCGGCGACCCGATCACCAGCGTCGCCCAGCTGCACGACCTCGTCGACCGCGGCTCGATCATCGAGTGGCGCAACCACCTCGGCGCGATCGCGGCGAGCCCGTGGGGCCCGTACGCCGACCAGCTGCTCGAGATCGGCCGCGCCTCCGACCGCCCGTCGGCCCTCGCGGCGATCGCCAGCTCGATCGAGCAGTGCCAGGAGTGGTGCCGCGACCGCGAGCGCGACCAGGTCGCCCGCGAGATCCGCCACCTGGTCGCGGTGAGCGGCTCCTCGCAGCGCGAGTTCGCCTCGCGCATCGGCACCTCGCCGTCCCGCCTGTCCACCTACGTCCGCGGCACGGTCACCCCGTCCGCGGCGATGCTGCTGCGCATCCAGCGGGCCTCCCGCATGCTGCAGCGCCAGTCCGGCCGCACGGTGCTCGCACCGCGTCGCTAG
- a CDS encoding acyl-CoA dehydrogenase family protein, which produces MDFGFDARTEELRATMLAFMDEVVHPAEKVFHEQLEQLDDRWDWDSTPVIQELRAEARSRGLWNLFLPGEHDGVAGAGLTNLQYAALAEISGRSIHLAPAAMNCAAPDTGNMEVLHLFGTEAQKQQWLEPLLNGEIRSAFAMTEPDVASSDATNIAMSIVRDGDEYVLNGRKWWITGAMSPKCKVFIVMGKTDPSAERHRQQSMVIVPRDTPGLEVVRGMEVYGYDDHEHGGHAELRFTDVRVPVGNLIGEEGGGFGIAQARLGPGRIHHCMRSIGIAERAIEMMCERAESRVAFGRPIADQGTVRTWIAESRVKLEQLRLLVLKTAWLMDTVGNKGAHTEIQAIKIATPETVQWILDKAIQVHGAGGLSQDFPLANMYAGIRTLRFADGPDEVHKNALAKAELGRQAARRGGK; this is translated from the coding sequence ATGGACTTCGGATTCGACGCCCGCACCGAGGAGCTGCGGGCCACGATGCTCGCCTTCATGGACGAGGTCGTCCACCCCGCTGAGAAGGTCTTCCACGAGCAGCTCGAGCAGCTCGACGACCGCTGGGACTGGGACTCCACCCCGGTCATCCAGGAGCTGCGGGCCGAGGCGCGCAGTCGTGGCCTGTGGAACCTCTTCCTCCCCGGTGAGCACGACGGCGTCGCGGGCGCCGGCCTCACCAACCTGCAGTACGCCGCGCTCGCGGAGATCTCCGGGCGCAGCATCCACCTCGCGCCCGCCGCGATGAACTGCGCCGCGCCCGACACCGGCAACATGGAGGTGCTGCACCTCTTCGGCACCGAGGCGCAGAAGCAGCAGTGGCTGGAGCCGCTGCTGAACGGCGAGATCCGCTCGGCCTTCGCGATGACCGAGCCCGACGTCGCCTCCTCGGACGCGACCAACATCGCGATGTCGATCGTGCGCGACGGCGACGAGTACGTCCTCAACGGCCGCAAGTGGTGGATCACCGGTGCGATGAGCCCGAAGTGCAAGGTCTTCATCGTGATGGGCAAGACCGACCCCTCCGCCGAGCGGCACCGCCAGCAGTCGATGGTGATCGTCCCGCGCGACACCCCGGGCCTCGAGGTCGTGCGCGGCATGGAGGTCTACGGGTACGACGACCACGAGCACGGCGGCCACGCCGAGCTCCGCTTCACCGACGTCCGGGTCCCGGTGGGCAACCTGATCGGCGAGGAGGGCGGCGGCTTCGGCATCGCCCAGGCCCGCCTGGGCCCGGGCCGGATCCATCACTGCATGCGCTCGATCGGCATCGCTGAGCGCGCGATCGAGATGATGTGCGAGCGGGCGGAGTCGCGGGTCGCGTTCGGGCGCCCGATCGCCGACCAGGGCACGGTGCGCACCTGGATCGCGGAGTCCCGGGTCAAGCTCGAGCAGCTGCGTCTGCTGGTGCTCAAGACCGCGTGGCTGATGGACACCGTCGGCAACAAGGGCGCGCACACCGAGATCCAGGCCATCAAGATCGCCACCCCCGAGACCGTGCAGTGGATCCTCGACAAGGCGATCCAGGTGCACGGCGCCGGCGGCCTGTCGCAGGACTTCCCGCTGGCCAACATGTACGCCGGCATCCGCACCCTGCGCTTCGCCGACGGCCCCGACGAGGTCCACAAGAACGCCCTCGCGAAGGCGGAGCTGGGTCGGCAGGCGGCCCGGCGCGGCGGGAAGTAA
- a CDS encoding phosphotransferase family protein has translation MSAADLPGLDLGRLAGWLPGVLPDAGTDLTAELIAGGKSNLTYTVTDGTTSWILRRPPLGHVLATAHDMGREYRVMSALQGTGVPVPRTYAFCDDTDVLGAPFYLMERVAGTPYRRASELAALGEERTRTISAQLVDALAALHAIDPAAVGLADFGRPEGFLGRQVALWRKQLAASYTRDLPAADELHALLAADVPTESAAGIVHGDFRLDNVLVDDSDRATAVLDWEMATLGDPLTDLALMLTYHRLGASIGEAVTDASLAPGFLSEDEIVARYAAGSGRDLSRFGWYLGLAAFKLAAILEGIHYRHLAGQTVGEGFADIGDAIHPLLDAGLTAIKEK, from the coding sequence GTGAGCGCCGCCGACCTGCCCGGGCTCGACCTCGGGCGCCTCGCCGGCTGGCTGCCGGGCGTGCTCCCCGACGCGGGCACCGACCTGACGGCGGAGCTGATCGCGGGCGGCAAGTCCAACCTGACCTACACCGTCACCGACGGTACGACGAGCTGGATCCTGCGGCGCCCCCCGCTCGGCCACGTCCTCGCCACCGCCCACGACATGGGCCGGGAGTACCGCGTCATGTCGGCCCTCCAGGGAACCGGCGTGCCCGTGCCGCGCACCTACGCCTTCTGCGACGACACCGACGTCCTCGGCGCGCCGTTCTACCTGATGGAGCGCGTCGCCGGCACGCCCTACCGCCGCGCCTCCGAGCTCGCCGCGCTCGGCGAGGAGCGCACCCGGACCATCTCCGCGCAGCTCGTCGACGCGCTCGCCGCACTGCACGCGATCGACCCCGCGGCCGTCGGGCTCGCGGACTTCGGCCGGCCCGAGGGCTTCCTCGGCCGGCAGGTCGCGCTCTGGCGCAAGCAGCTGGCGGCGTCGTACACGAGGGACCTGCCGGCGGCCGACGAGCTGCACGCCCTGCTCGCCGCCGACGTCCCGACCGAGTCGGCCGCGGGCATCGTGCACGGCGACTTCCGCCTCGACAACGTCCTCGTCGACGACAGCGACCGGGCGACGGCGGTCCTCGACTGGGAGATGGCCACCCTCGGCGACCCGCTGACCGACCTCGCGCTGATGCTGACCTACCACCGCCTCGGCGCCTCGATCGGCGAGGCCGTCACCGACGCGTCGCTCGCGCCCGGCTTCCTCTCCGAGGACGAGATCGTCGCGCGGTACGCCGCCGGCAGCGGGCGCGACCTCTCCCGCTTCGGGTGGTACCTCGGCCTGGCCGCCTTCAAGCTCGCGGCCATCCTCGAGGGCATCCACTACCGCCACCTCGCCGGCCAGACCGTGGGCGAGGGCTTCGCCGACATCGGCGACGCGATCCACCCCCTGCTCGACGCCGGACTCACCGCAATCAAGGAGAAGTAA
- a CDS encoding SDR family oxidoreductase, whose protein sequence is MGTRFEGKTAIVTGASRGIGLAIAERLVADGARVVVTGRKEGALAEAVDALGGPEVALGVAGHADDGDHQAEVVERAIATFGSADLLVNNTGINPTYGPLMEIDLAVARKIVDTNCVAAIAWAQQMHRQWLGEHGGAIVNVASVAGLRPAPGIAFYGASKAMLIHLTQELAVELGPDIRVNAVAPAVVKTRFATALYEGREEEVAAAYPLKRLGVPEDIGSVVAFLLSPDAGWMTGQTLVVDGGITLGGGV, encoded by the coding sequence GTGGGCACGAGGTTCGAGGGGAAGACGGCGATCGTCACCGGCGCGAGCCGGGGGATCGGCCTGGCGATCGCGGAGCGGCTGGTCGCCGACGGCGCCCGGGTCGTGGTGACCGGTCGCAAGGAGGGCGCGCTCGCCGAGGCGGTCGACGCCCTCGGTGGACCGGAGGTCGCGCTCGGCGTCGCCGGCCACGCGGACGACGGCGACCACCAGGCCGAGGTCGTCGAGCGGGCGATCGCGACCTTCGGCAGCGCCGACCTCCTCGTCAACAACACCGGCATCAACCCGACCTACGGGCCGCTGATGGAGATCGACCTCGCGGTCGCCCGCAAGATCGTCGACACCAACTGCGTCGCCGCGATCGCGTGGGCCCAGCAGATGCACCGCCAGTGGCTCGGCGAGCACGGCGGCGCGATCGTCAACGTCGCCTCCGTCGCCGGCCTCCGCCCGGCGCCGGGCATCGCGTTCTACGGCGCCAGCAAGGCCATGCTGATCCACCTCACCCAGGAGCTCGCGGTCGAGCTCGGCCCGGACATCCGGGTCAACGCCGTGGCGCCGGCGGTGGTCAAGACCCGCTTCGCGACGGCGCTCTACGAGGGCCGTGAGGAGGAGGTCGCCGCCGCCTACCCGCTCAAGCGGCTCGGCGTGCCCGAGGACATCGGCAGCGTGGTGGCCTTCCTGCTCAGCCCGGACGCCGGCTGGATGACCGGCCAGACCCTCGTCGTCGACGGCGGGATCACGCTCGGCGGTGGCGTGTGA
- a CDS encoding TetR family transcriptional regulator: protein MASPSRAEATRARLLAAAVAAFSEKGFHGTTTRDIAGAAGMSPAAVYVHHKSKEELLHVISRDGHQAALDVVRQARATTSDPVEQLAAVARGFAMFHVEHHTIARILNYELAALSPEHRAEIDVLRTGIDRELRDLVATGVAAGAFDIPDPALAATALASMGIDIARWYREDGEWSPDQIGDYYADLALRLAGAAPQTSS from the coding sequence ATGGCCTCACCGTCCCGCGCCGAGGCGACCCGCGCTCGGCTGCTCGCGGCAGCGGTGGCCGCCTTCTCCGAGAAGGGCTTCCACGGCACCACCACCCGCGACATCGCCGGGGCGGCCGGGATGAGCCCGGCCGCGGTCTACGTGCACCACAAGTCGAAGGAGGAGCTGCTCCACGTGATCTCCCGCGACGGCCACCAGGCCGCGCTGGACGTCGTACGGCAAGCACGGGCGACGACCTCCGACCCGGTCGAGCAGCTCGCCGCGGTCGCCCGCGGGTTCGCGATGTTCCACGTCGAGCACCACACGATCGCCCGCATCCTCAACTACGAGCTGGCCGCGCTGAGCCCGGAGCACCGCGCCGAGATCGACGTGCTGCGCACCGGCATCGACCGCGAGCTGCGCGACCTGGTCGCCACCGGCGTCGCGGCCGGCGCGTTCGACATCCCCGACCCGGCCCTGGCCGCGACGGCGCTGGCCTCGATGGGCATCGACATCGCCCGGTGGTACCGCGAGGACGGGGAGTGGAGTCCCGACCAGATCGGCGACTACTACGCCGACCTGGCGTTGCGACTGGCCGGTGCCGCTCCTCAGACGTCGAGCTGA
- a CDS encoding endonuclease/exonuclease/phosphatase family protein: MRIVSVNAWGGARYDDLVAWLPTTAADVVCLQEVTRTPDLGGWTRFEDDARVLPQRADLMADVEAALPAYDGWFTVSDSGPVTDDTGAVHRQHFGLGLFAGPATLVVGARSAYVHGRYTDHGDAWPHSNRPRAAQVARFEQDGRFVTLGHLHGLRDDAGKGDSPARRAQAERLGALVDAMREPGDLVVVCGDLNVLPDSETFAVLAGIGLTDLVGTADTRTSNYPKPVRHASYLLVSDPAAVRDFRVVEAPEVSDHRPLQLDV, translated from the coding sequence GTGCGCATCGTGTCGGTGAACGCCTGGGGTGGAGCGCGGTACGACGACCTGGTCGCCTGGCTGCCGACGACGGCGGCCGACGTGGTCTGCCTGCAGGAGGTGACCCGGACGCCCGACCTCGGCGGCTGGACGCGGTTCGAGGACGACGCGCGGGTGCTGCCCCAGCGGGCGGACCTGATGGCCGACGTGGAGGCGGCCCTCCCGGCGTACGACGGCTGGTTCACGGTGAGCGACTCCGGCCCGGTGACCGACGACACCGGCGCGGTGCACCGGCAGCACTTCGGGCTGGGCCTGTTCGCGGGCCCGGCGACGCTGGTGGTGGGGGCGCGGTCGGCGTACGTGCACGGTCGGTACACCGACCACGGCGACGCCTGGCCGCACAGCAACCGGCCCCGGGCCGCCCAGGTGGCCCGCTTCGAGCAGGACGGCCGCTTCGTCACGCTCGGGCACCTGCACGGCCTGCGCGACGACGCGGGGAAGGGCGACAGCCCCGCGCGGCGCGCGCAGGCGGAGCGGCTCGGCGCGCTGGTCGACGCGATGCGCGAGCCGGGCGACCTCGTCGTGGTGTGCGGCGACCTCAACGTGCTGCCGGACAGCGAGACCTTTGCGGTGCTGGCCGGGATCGGGCTGACCGACCTAGTCGGGACGGCTGACACCCGGACCAGCAACTACCCCAAGCCGGTGCGGCACGCGAGCTACCTGCTGGTCTCCGATCCCGCGGCGGTGCGGGACTTCCGGGTGGTCGAGGCGCCGGAGGTCTCCGACCACCGGCCCCTTCAGCTCGACGTCTGA